TTCACGTGGCTTTTTTCAAGGCAAGAGGCTTTATCGGCGCTTGCCTGCCAATAGGAGTATGAACATTCATCAGTTGAACAGATTCCAATGCTGTGTTTGTCTACAAAAATGGAATTATCGCTTGAAACATATCAACAAATCAGGATATATTGATCGGTTATGTCGAAGTCCGTTTTTAATTACACACCAGCAGGTAAACGCATTGCAGAGCTGTTGAGCGAACGCATTGTCTTTATTGATGGTGCGATGGGCACGACAATCCAGCGCTACAAGCTTGAGGAGGCCGATTTCAGGGGGGAACGTTTTGCTGATCTGGAGAAGGACCCCAAGGGTAATAATGACCTTTTAACCATAACCCGGCCCGACATTATCCGCGACATTCACCTCGCTTTCTATCGTGCCGGCTCGGATATTGTTGAGACCAACACCTTTTCGGCCACCTCGATTGCGCAGGCGGATTACGGCCTGGAGGCTTTGGCTTATGAATTGAATGTCGAGTCGGCTAAACTGGCGCGTTCAGCCGCTGAAGAAGTTATGAAAGAGGATCCTGGGCGCGAGTGTTTTGTTGCCGGAGCTTTTGGGCCAACCAATCGGACGGCTTCCCTTTCCCCGGATGTTAACCGTCCAGAGTATCGTAATGTCACATTTATGGAACTCAAAGACGCTTACTTGGAGCAAGCCCGTGGCTTGTTTGACGGAGGTGCGGATGTGTTTCTGATTGAGACGATTTTTGATACTTTGAATGCCAAGGCCGCCATTTTTGCGGTTGAGGAGTTTTTCGAAGACAAGACTGAGCGTTTGCCAGTCATGATTTCCGGGACGATCACCGACCAGTCGGGTCGAACGCTTTCAGGGCAGACAACCGAGGCTTTCTGGAATAGTGTGCGTCATGCTAACCCATTATGTGTTGGAATGAATTGCGCCCTGGGTGCCGATTTGATGCGCCCTTACATTGAGGAGCTTTCGCGTATCGCCGAGTGTAATGTATCCTGTTACCCGAATGCAGGTTTGCCTGATCCCCTTTCTCCAACCGGTTATCCTGAAGGTCCGGCAGACACCGCCGGCCACCTTGAAAGTTTCGCCAAGGATGGTTTGCTCAATATGGTTGGCGGTTGCTGTGGAACCACGCCCGATCATATCGCCGAGATTCAAAATGTGCTTTCACAATATCCGAAACGAGAGATTCCCGAAATCGAACCGGCACTCCGCCTGAGTGGTCTTGAACCACTGAATATCAGCTGATTTTTTACCACGGAGGCACGGAGATGTTAGAGGAAGACTTAACGGAGAAGATCATTGGTGCTGCTATTGAGGTCCACAAATATTGGGGGCCTGGCTTGAATGAGAGCATCTATGAGTTAAGTCTTTGTCAGGAACTTTCAATGCGTGGACTCTCTTTTGAGCACCAACATTATCTTCCCTTAATATATAAGGATGTTCGGATTGGAGATGACTTACGATTGGATCTCTGGGTTGAGAAAAAAGTAGTGGTCGAGA
The Rubellicoccus peritrichatus DNA segment above includes these coding regions:
- a CDS encoding homocysteine S-methyltransferase family protein — its product is MSKSVFNYTPAGKRIAELLSERIVFIDGAMGTTIQRYKLEEADFRGERFADLEKDPKGNNDLLTITRPDIIRDIHLAFYRAGSDIVETNTFSATSIAQADYGLEALAYELNVESAKLARSAAEEVMKEDPGRECFVAGAFGPTNRTASLSPDVNRPEYRNVTFMELKDAYLEQARGLFDGGADVFLIETIFDTLNAKAAIFAVEEFFEDKTERLPVMISGTITDQSGRTLSGQTTEAFWNSVRHANPLCVGMNCALGADLMRPYIEELSRIAECNVSCYPNAGLPDPLSPTGYPEGPADTAGHLESFAKDGLLNMVGGCCGTTPDHIAEIQNVLSQYPKREIPEIEPALRLSGLEPLNIS
- a CDS encoding GxxExxY protein; this translates as MLEEDLTEKIIGAAIEVHKYWGPGLNESIYELSLCQELSMRGLSFEHQHYLPLIYKDVRIGDDLRLDLWVEKKVVVENKCISNILPVHESQLLTYMRLTKSRVGLLINYHVPVLTKGGIKRMVL